Proteins from a single region of Phycisphaeraceae bacterium D3-23:
- a CDS encoding 4Fe-4S dicluster domain-containing protein: MSDTQTKSVSLPVLGQVTRRTAMKGLGATLGLGAFAAAISPLARKAKDISAEELLQKHYKDLDGDARAKVIARLEQDAKDQYGKNVTIHDPLPIPGTKFGYAINLSVCNGNGKCVEACHEENNHDRGSNQSYIRVLEMERGSMDMEKGNTTYTHAVPAEDKFYLPVQCQQCDEPPCVDVCPVEATWKESDGIVVVDYNWCIGCRYCEAACPYHARRFNWKAPNVPAEDINPEQGYLSNRVRPQGVMEKCHFCLHRTREGRMPACLEACPTGARIFGNLLDPDSEIRWVLKNKNVFVLKEELGTVPSFFYFFD; encoded by the coding sequence GTGAGTGATACGCAAACGAAATCCGTCTCGCTCCCCGTGCTCGGTCAGGTCACCCGCCGCACCGCGATGAAGGGCCTCGGCGCGACGCTCGGGCTCGGCGCATTCGCCGCCGCGATATCACCGCTCGCGCGCAAGGCCAAGGACATCTCGGCCGAGGAACTCCTCCAAAAGCACTACAAAGACCTCGACGGCGACGCCCGCGCAAAAGTGATCGCCCGCCTTGAACAAGATGCCAAAGATCAGTACGGCAAGAACGTCACGATCCACGACCCGCTACCCATCCCCGGCACGAAGTTCGGCTACGCCATCAACCTCAGCGTCTGCAACGGCAACGGCAAGTGCGTCGAGGCCTGCCACGAAGAAAACAACCACGACCGCGGCTCGAACCAGTCCTACATCCGCGTGCTCGAGATGGAACGCGGGTCGATGGACATGGAGAAGGGCAACACGACCTACACCCACGCCGTGCCCGCGGAGGACAAGTTCTACTTGCCGGTGCAGTGCCAGCAGTGCGACGAGCCGCCGTGCGTCGATGTCTGCCCGGTGGAGGCGACGTGGAAGGAGTCGGACGGCATCGTTGTCGTGGACTACAACTGGTGCATCGGCTGCCGGTACTGCGAGGCGGCGTGCCCGTACCACGCGAGGCGGTTCAACTGGAAAGCCCCGAACGTCCCGGCCGAAGACATCAACCCCGAGCAGGGCTACCTCTCCAACCGCGTCCGGCCGCAGGGCGTGATGGAGAAGTGCCACTTCTGCCTGCACCGGACGCGTGAGGGCCGGATGCCCGCGTGTCTGGAAGCGTGCCCGACTGGCGCACGCATCTTCGGGAACCTGCTCGACCCCGACTCGGAGATCCGCTGGGTCCTGAAGAACAAGAACGTGTTCGTGCTGAAAGAGGAACTGGGCACGGTGCCGAGCTTCTTCTACTTCTTCGATTAG
- the nrfD gene encoding polysulfide reductase NrfD: protein MQDAPTHSAELLEGAKHRHLVTYPHFLWRLFVLATEGGVAYYVWMVVLTAVALVGANAWANQAADGMIVTGMTDHVSWGLYIANFTFIVGLAAGGVMMVIPAYLYHQRKMHDVVIVGELLAIAAIVMCLLFVTVDLGRPERFWHMMPGLGRFNWPISMLTWDVIVLNGYLLINLHICGYLLYTRFQGRTPNPRFYLPIVFLSVFWAISIHTVTAFLYSGLGGRPFWNSALLAPRFLASAFVAGPAFIIVTMYLLRRLTDLPISTQAIKTLVQVVRVTILINLLMVVSELFTEFYTGGSHIASARYLFFGLHGKSGLVPWIWTAIALNVVAAVMFLHPRVMDHSHLIKLACLFAFVGVWIEKGMGLIVPGFIPSTLHEIVEYAPTLVEWKITAGIWAFGILIFTAMLKAAIPILKGRVAEVHLPITTMNPPTDSAEVTAEPNG from the coding sequence ATGCAAGACGCCCCCACCCATTCCGCCGAGCTGCTCGAAGGCGCGAAGCACCGCCACCTGGTGACGTACCCGCACTTCCTCTGGCGACTGTTCGTGTTGGCCACCGAGGGCGGGGTGGCCTACTACGTCTGGATGGTCGTACTCACGGCCGTCGCGCTCGTGGGCGCGAACGCATGGGCGAACCAAGCGGCCGACGGCATGATCGTCACCGGCATGACCGACCACGTGAGCTGGGGGCTCTACATCGCCAACTTCACCTTTATCGTCGGGCTCGCGGCCGGGGGCGTGATGATGGTGATCCCCGCGTACCTCTACCACCAGCGCAAGATGCACGACGTCGTGATCGTCGGCGAGCTGCTCGCCATCGCCGCGATCGTCATGTGCCTGCTGTTTGTCACCGTCGACCTGGGACGACCCGAACGCTTCTGGCACATGATGCCCGGGCTGGGCCGGTTTAACTGGCCGATCTCGATGCTGACATGGGACGTCATCGTCCTCAACGGCTACCTGCTCATCAACCTGCACATCTGCGGCTACCTGCTCTACACCCGCTTCCAGGGGCGCACGCCCAACCCGCGCTTCTACCTGCCGATCGTGTTCCTCTCGGTGTTCTGGGCGATCTCGATCCACACCGTCACTGCATTCCTCTACAGCGGGCTGGGGGGTCGGCCGTTCTGGAACAGCGCGCTGCTCGCGCCGCGTTTCCTCGCGTCGGCCTTCGTCGCGGGGCCGGCGTTCATCATCGTCACGATGTACCTGCTCCGCCGACTGACCGACCTGCCCATCAGCACCCAGGCGATCAAGACGCTGGTCCAGGTCGTCCGCGTCACCATCCTCATCAACCTGCTTATGGTCGTGTCCGAACTCTTCACCGAGTTCTACACCGGCGGGTCGCACATCGCCTCGGCCCGATACCTGTTCTTCGGGCTCCACGGCAAGAGCGGGCTGGTCCCCTGGATCTGGACCGCGATCGCGCTCAACGTCGTCGCCGCCGTCATGTTCCTGCACCCCCGCGTCATGGACCACAGCCACCTCATCAAGCTCGCCTGCCTCTTCGCCTTCGTCGGCGTCTGGATCGAGAAGGGCATGGGGCTGATCGTCCCCGGCTTCATCCCCTCGACGCTGCACGAGATCGTCGAGTACGCGCCGACCCTGGTCGAGTGGAAGATCACGGCCGGTATCTGGGCGTTCGGCATCCTCATCTTCACCGCGATGCTCAAGGCCGCGATCCCGATCCTCAAGGGCCGGGTCGCCGAGGTCCACCTGCCGATCACCACGATGAACCCGCCCACCGACTCCGCCGAAGTCACGGCCGAGCCGAACGGCTAA
- a CDS encoding alginate export family protein, producing MTACLSVLAALTLSAATAPALAQGDATTPRSQRPGFNLSNRHAEDWSNFDASAEDTGRLYDTLDDFKHIDLTDDANTWLSLGGSARLRYEHFENFGFGPANDDGFLLTRVRLHGDLHVGDHFRVFVEGKSAFSTDRNLPGMQRTLDNDELALQQAFADFTLDWGEEGTITLRAGRQQLLFGKQRLVSPLVWSNTMRAWDGVSAIIHTGGWTYHAFWTQFAAVRKYDANQSDRHTQFFGMYATGLLCEDCGMNADFYFLGLDRDDPTNTYNGTAGAERRYTVGGRVFGKIKDTGWDYDAEAAYQFGDVGSADINAWMFAGELGYAYGDDWKTRAFIGFDYASGDDTAGDGDVETFNQLFPLGHAYLGYIDVVGRQNIMDFSIGASAQPMDMLTLRAALHVFWRASDNDALYNAGGGVVRGGGLASSRYVGTEFDLTAKYKIDAHTTLLLGYSHFFAGDFIEDATPAADDDIDYFYAQVQWLF from the coding sequence ATGACCGCCTGCCTCAGCGTCCTCGCCGCCCTCACACTCAGCGCCGCCACGGCGCCCGCGCTCGCGCAAGGCGACGCCACGACGCCGCGGTCGCAGCGCCCCGGCTTCAACCTCTCCAACCGCCACGCCGAGGACTGGTCGAACTTCGATGCCTCGGCCGAGGACACCGGCCGGCTCTACGACACGCTCGACGACTTCAAGCACATCGACCTCACCGACGACGCAAACACCTGGCTCAGCCTCGGCGGGTCGGCCCGGCTGCGTTACGAGCACTTCGAGAACTTCGGCTTCGGCCCCGCCAACGACGACGGCTTCCTCCTCACCCGCGTCCGCCTCCACGGCGACCTCCACGTGGGCGATCACTTCCGCGTGTTCGTCGAGGGTAAGTCCGCCTTCTCCACCGACCGTAACCTCCCCGGCATGCAGCGCACGCTCGACAACGATGAGCTCGCGCTGCAGCAGGCATTCGCCGACTTCACCCTCGACTGGGGTGAGGAGGGCACGATCACCCTCCGCGCGGGTCGTCAACAACTCCTCTTTGGAAAGCAGCGTCTGGTCAGCCCGCTGGTCTGGTCCAACACGATGCGCGCGTGGGACGGCGTCAGCGCGATCATTCATACCGGGGGTTGGACCTACCACGCCTTCTGGACCCAGTTCGCCGCCGTCCGCAAGTACGACGCGAACCAGAGCGACCGCCATACCCAGTTTTTTGGCATGTACGCGACGGGCCTGCTCTGCGAAGACTGCGGGATGAACGCCGACTTCTACTTCCTCGGGCTGGACCGAGACGACCCGACCAACACCTACAACGGCACGGCCGGGGCCGAGCGCCGCTACACCGTCGGCGGGCGGGTGTTCGGCAAGATCAAGGACACCGGCTGGGACTACGACGCCGAGGCGGCTTACCAGTTCGGCGATGTCGGCAGCGCCGATATCAATGCCTGGATGTTCGCCGGCGAACTGGGCTACGCCTACGGCGACGACTGGAAGACCCGCGCGTTCATCGGCTTCGATTACGCGAGTGGTGATGATACCGCCGGTGACGGGGACGTCGAGACCTTCAACCAGCTCTTCCCCCTGGGCCATGCCTACTTGGGCTACATCGATGTGGTCGGCCGACAGAACATCATGGACTTCAGCATTGGGGCGAGCGCCCAGCCGATGGACATGCTGACCCTCCGCGCGGCGCTGCACGTCTTCTGGCGGGCGAGCGACAATGATGCGCTCTACAACGCCGGCGGCGGGGTGGTGCGTGGCGGTGGGCTGGCCAGCAGCCGCTACGTCGGTACCGAGTTTGACCTCACTGCCAAGTACAAGATCGATGCCCACACGACGCTGCTTCTGGGCTATAGCCACTTCTTCGCAGGCGACTTCATCGAAGACGCGACGCCCGCGGCCGACGACGATATCGACTACTTCTACGCGCAGGTGCAGTGGTTGTTTTAG
- a CDS encoding pyridoxamine 5'-phosphate oxidase family protein → MTTPELGYDEVLRAARRLVQRRVVGAMSTCDAAGQPHTRWMAGVAIGEGLSRLLSVTARGSRKLDQLADNPRVCWLFSDAHDDEVVTLTGTVSIIEDQSRVEPVWRRLEPAARLYAMNLLSEPENLWFVGLETTVETVEYMHPAAGLTHPVIHRLR, encoded by the coding sequence ATGACCACTCCGGAATTGGGCTACGACGAAGTCCTCCGTGCCGCACGCCGCCTCGTCCAGCGACGGGTGGTCGGCGCGATGTCGACCTGCGACGCCGCGGGCCAGCCCCACACCCGATGGATGGCCGGCGTCGCGATCGGCGAGGGGCTGTCCCGCCTTCTGTCGGTAACGGCGCGCGGCAGCCGAAAGCTCGATCAACTCGCCGACAACCCGCGCGTCTGCTGGCTGTTCTCCGATGCGCACGACGACGAGGTGGTCACCCTGACCGGGACTGTTTCGATCATCGAGGACCAGTCGCGCGTCGAGCCGGTCTGGCGTCGGCTTGAACCCGCGGCGCGGCTCTACGCGATGAACCTGCTCAGCGAGCCGGAGAACCTCTGGTTTGTCGGGCTCGAAACCACTGTCGAGACGGTCGAGTACATGCACCCTGCCGCCGGGCTGACACACCCGGTCATACACCGGCTCCGCTGA
- a CDS encoding Rrf2 family transcriptional regulator, translated as MMYSTTCSYSIRALCRLTIISPEGYVRIQDICEGSELPSHFIAKIFRDLVRAGLLVSAKGRGGGYALARPAKDIRLYDIVEAIDGIATYQQCVVGLAQCNDKQPCPQHEQFKAIRQRMLSFLNSTTLADMSKALNRKLDLLGLTLPTAEGR; from the coding sequence ATGATGTATTCCACGACCTGTTCCTACTCGATCCGGGCTTTGTGTCGACTGACCATCATTAGCCCCGAAGGGTACGTCCGGATCCAGGACATCTGCGAGGGCAGCGAGTTGCCCAGCCACTTCATCGCCAAGATATTCCGCGACCTGGTCCGTGCCGGGCTGCTGGTCAGCGCGAAGGGCCGTGGCGGCGGTTATGCGCTCGCACGGCCGGCCAAAGACATCCGGTTGTACGACATCGTTGAGGCGATCGATGGGATCGCTACCTACCAGCAATGCGTCGTCGGTCTGGCACAGTGCAATGACAAGCAGCCCTGCCCGCAGCACGAACAGTTCAAGGCGATCCGCCAGCGGATGTTGAGTTTTTTGAATAGCACCACGCTCGCGGACATGAGCAAGGCGCTCAATCGAAAGCTGGACCTGCTGGGCCTTACCCTTCCGACGGCCGAGGGGCGGTAG
- the ccoS gene encoding cbb3-type cytochrome oxidase assembly protein CcoS: protein MAVLYIVIPIALVLAGTGLAAFLWAVRKGQFDDLDTPAVRMLFDDDDSAPHQDDATP from the coding sequence ATGGCCGTGCTCTACATCGTCATCCCGATCGCGCTGGTCCTCGCAGGTACCGGGCTCGCCGCATTCTTGTGGGCCGTCCGCAAAGGGCAGTTTGATGACCTCGACACACCGGCCGTGCGCATGCTGTTTGACGATGATGATTCAGCGCCCCATCAAGACGATGCCACGCCCTGA
- a CDS encoding heavy metal translocating P-type ATPase, which produces MNPAISAIRAGTQANACVDVCCTHCDLPVPRGLIEPGTDAQFCCAGCRAAYEVIRGCGLADYYRLRDATAGDAHARTPEAAPSGFSSYDTEAFHKLHVQPLASGLCAVDLRLEGVHCAACVWLIEKLPRIVRAAQGSDAREGVVEARLSMRQATVRIVWDPTRVELSAIARALSTLGYRPHPAKGLSKQAVRRREERRQLMNIGLAGALAGNIMLLAAAQYAGLWGGMERQYDQLFRWLGAGLGMIALIGPGRVFFRGALSALRARSPHLDLPIALALGVGGLAGAVNVVLGRGDIYFDSLAVLVFLLLVGRYIQYRQQRMADDAVSLMASLTPGDCQRLGPEGEIETVPIEALAIGDRVKVIPGCVVPADGEVQSGEASVISSMLTGESAPQPVEPGDTAYAGTQVVGRAIVLQVTRIGEQTRAGRLMALVESGVATKPPVVQKADRVAGWFVVGVSLIAMAVFGVWSMFDIGSAIDHTVALLIVACPCALGLATPLTIAVALGRAARRDILIKSASALEHAASTGQLILDKTGTITTGRMQVLDWQGDANLKPWVACVEAESTHPVAAALANDLADASANVTIELEHVTHYPDGVEADLPIGRLCIGSATMMLRQGIPLPRDWMTQANQAEEAGHSPVFIACDGVIAALAQIGDGLQPDAAIAIEQAKQLGWQAQIVSGDRPAIARRVGAAVGLEPGQTHGDVTPEDKLALVRAAQHATGSRGPVVMVGDGVNDAAALAAADLGIAVSAGAETSLAAADVYLARPGLGPLIELFSLSRQTMRTVKRNLALSLGYNAIAIAIAAAGLITPLLAAVLMPVSSALVLTLALGVGRQRTTATRD; this is translated from the coding sequence ATGAACCCCGCCATCTCGGCCATCCGCGCGGGGACGCAAGCCAACGCGTGTGTCGATGTGTGTTGCACACACTGCGACTTGCCGGTCCCGCGCGGGCTGATCGAGCCCGGCACCGACGCGCAGTTCTGCTGTGCCGGCTGCCGCGCGGCCTACGAGGTGATCCGCGGCTGCGGGCTCGCCGACTACTACCGGCTGCGCGACGCCACTGCCGGCGATGCGCACGCACGCACACCGGAGGCCGCGCCGAGCGGGTTCTCGTCCTACGACACCGAGGCCTTCCACAAGCTCCATGTCCAACCGCTTGCCAGCGGACTATGCGCCGTGGACCTTCGTCTTGAGGGTGTGCATTGTGCGGCGTGTGTATGGCTGATCGAAAAGCTCCCGCGCATCGTCCGCGCCGCCCAGGGAAGCGACGCACGCGAAGGCGTCGTCGAGGCTCGGCTCTCAATGCGGCAGGCGACCGTGCGCATCGTCTGGGACCCGACACGTGTCGAGTTGTCGGCGATCGCACGCGCGCTCAGCACGCTGGGATACCGACCTCATCCGGCAAAGGGTCTTTCGAAACAGGCGGTGCGCCGTCGCGAAGAACGCAGGCAGCTCATGAACATCGGCCTGGCCGGGGCGCTCGCGGGCAACATCATGCTGCTCGCCGCGGCGCAGTACGCCGGGCTCTGGGGCGGGATGGAGCGGCAATACGACCAGCTCTTCCGCTGGCTGGGCGCGGGGCTCGGGATGATCGCGCTGATAGGCCCGGGTCGAGTCTTCTTCCGTGGCGCACTCAGTGCGCTGCGCGCCCGTAGCCCACATCTCGACCTGCCGATCGCACTGGCCCTCGGTGTCGGCGGGCTTGCCGGCGCGGTCAATGTCGTCTTGGGGCGCGGCGACATCTACTTCGACTCGCTGGCGGTGCTCGTCTTTCTCCTGCTCGTCGGCCGGTACATCCAGTACCGCCAGCAGCGCATGGCCGATGACGCCGTATCGCTCATGGCCTCGCTCACCCCCGGCGACTGCCAGCGTCTCGGGCCCGAGGGTGAAATCGAAACCGTGCCGATCGAAGCGCTCGCGATCGGCGACCGAGTTAAGGTCATACCTGGCTGCGTCGTCCCCGCCGATGGCGAAGTGCAATCCGGGGAGGCGTCGGTCATCAGCTCAATGCTCACGGGCGAGTCGGCACCGCAGCCGGTCGAGCCGGGCGATACGGCCTACGCTGGGACGCAAGTCGTCGGCCGTGCGATCGTGTTGCAGGTCACACGGATCGGCGAGCAGACGCGCGCAGGACGTCTCATGGCCCTGGTCGAGTCGGGGGTCGCCACGAAACCCCCGGTTGTGCAGAAGGCCGACCGTGTCGCCGGCTGGTTTGTGGTCGGTGTCTCATTGATCGCGATGGCGGTGTTCGGCGTATGGAGCATGTTTGATATCGGCAGTGCGATTGACCACACGGTCGCGCTGCTGATCGTCGCCTGTCCGTGTGCACTGGGGCTAGCCACGCCGCTGACAATCGCTGTCGCGCTGGGCCGGGCGGCACGACGCGACATACTCATCAAGTCCGCCAGCGCACTGGAGCACGCCGCGTCCACTGGCCAGCTCATCCTCGACAAGACCGGCACGATCACCACCGGGCGGATGCAAGTCCTCGACTGGCAAGGCGATGCAAACCTAAAACCCTGGGTCGCCTGCGTCGAAGCCGAGTCCACACACCCGGTCGCTGCGGCGCTGGCCAACGATCTCGCGGATGCAAGTGCTAACGTCACAATCGAACTCGAACACGTCACCCACTACCCCGACGGAGTCGAGGCCGACCTGCCGATCGGCCGGCTCTGTATCGGCTCAGCCACGATGATGTTACGGCAAGGAATCCCTTTGCCGCGCGACTGGATGACACAAGCAAACCAGGCCGAGGAAGCGGGCCACTCCCCGGTCTTCATCGCATGCGACGGCGTCATCGCCGCGTTGGCTCAGATAGGCGATGGCCTACAACCCGACGCAGCGATCGCGATTGAGCAAGCAAAACAGCTTGGCTGGCAGGCACAGATCGTCTCCGGCGACCGACCCGCCATCGCACGCCGAGTCGGCGCGGCGGTCGGGCTGGAGCCCGGGCAGACACACGGCGACGTCACCCCGGAAGATAAACTGGCCCTGGTCCGAGCGGCTCAACATGCAACAGGATCACGAGGACCCGTTGTCATGGTCGGCGACGGCGTGAACGACGCCGCCGCGCTCGCCGCGGCCGACCTGGGCATCGCCGTTAGCGCGGGTGCCGAGACCTCCCTCGCCGCGGCGGATGTCTACCTTGCCCGGCCGGGCCTCGGCCCGCTGATCGAACTCTTCTCTCTCTCGCGCCAAACCATGCGCACTGTAAAACGCAACCTCGCGCTCTCGCTGGGATACAACGCCATTGCAATCGCGATCGCCGCCGCCGGGCTGATTACACCTCTCCTCGCCGCCGTTCTGATGCCGGTTAGCAGTGCTCTCGTACTCACCCTCGCGCTCGGCGTCGGCCGACAGCGCACGACCGCCACACGAGACTGA
- a CDS encoding sulfite exporter TauE/SafE family protein, with amino-acid sequence MTALIAAVFIASVLGSLHCAGMCGAFVAFAVGGMDAPAGKRARLHAAYNGGRLVTYMLLGAAAGSIGALLDLGGALAGLSRVAAVIAGVMMVGFGVVALTHAMGKSTMRWPVPAFMQRAMMAGQTFAMKLTPTRRAVVIGLLTTLLPCGWLYAFAITAAGTASPSWGAVTMAVFWLGTLPVMVSLGACVQKLTGTVGRQLPVVTALAVIVVGLWTLAGRAGLDAQAILETQAHADTPETGPDVNAAPTETAIDRVQQLHEQAPACCTP; translated from the coding sequence ATGACCGCGCTGATCGCCGCCGTCTTTATCGCTAGCGTGCTCGGCTCGCTGCACTGCGCCGGGATGTGCGGCGCGTTCGTCGCCTTCGCGGTCGGCGGGATGGACGCCCCGGCGGGCAAACGCGCCCGATTACACGCGGCGTACAACGGCGGTCGGCTGGTGACGTACATGCTGTTGGGCGCAGCGGCCGGATCGATCGGCGCGCTGCTGGACCTGGGCGGCGCGCTGGCCGGGCTCAGCCGGGTCGCCGCCGTAATCGCGGGTGTGATGATGGTCGGCTTCGGTGTGGTCGCGCTGACCCACGCGATGGGCAAGTCCACGATGCGCTGGCCTGTCCCCGCCTTCATGCAACGCGCGATGATGGCGGGACAAACCTTCGCGATGAAACTCACCCCGACCCGACGCGCAGTCGTCATCGGCCTACTCACTACCCTGCTGCCGTGCGGCTGGCTCTACGCCTTCGCGATCACCGCGGCGGGCACCGCGAGCCCGTCCTGGGGCGCGGTCACGATGGCGGTGTTCTGGCTGGGCACCTTGCCGGTCATGGTCTCGCTTGGCGCATGCGTTCAAAAACTAACGGGCACGGTCGGCCGACAGCTCCCGGTCGTGACCGCCTTGGCCGTCATCGTCGTCGGGCTCTGGACCCTCGCGGGCCGGGCGGGGCTTGATGCCCAGGCGATCCTGGAAACACAGGCACACGCCGATACCCCTGAAACCGGGCCCGATGTCAACGCCGCCCCTACCGAAACGGCGATCGATCGCGTCCAACAGCTTCATGAGCAGGCCCCCGCCTGCTGCACGCCATGA
- a CDS encoding FixH family protein, with translation MPAVVFGFLGAHMVFIFTAITLAVGDRSFAVVPDYYQKAVDWDEHKAELAASAALGWQAEVTAGREVSTLGERPLTLDLHDAGGTPITGAQVSATLYPVARAKQVITVELSPVADTPGRYSASPQMCREGTWDLSIRVERAGERYVHEQQLYAVGTTQGVRP, from the coding sequence ATGCCCGCAGTCGTGTTCGGCTTCCTAGGCGCGCACATGGTATTCATCTTCACCGCCATTACGCTGGCGGTCGGCGATCGGTCGTTTGCGGTGGTGCCGGACTACTACCAGAAGGCGGTCGACTGGGACGAGCACAAGGCCGAACTGGCCGCGAGTGCGGCGCTGGGCTGGCAGGCCGAGGTCACCGCAGGGCGAGAAGTTTCGACTCTGGGAGAACGTCCCTTGACGCTCGATCTGCACGATGCTGGAGGCACGCCGATCACAGGGGCGCAGGTGTCAGCCACGCTCTACCCCGTCGCGCGGGCCAAGCAGGTCATCACGGTCGAGCTATCCCCCGTCGCCGACACACCGGGCCGATATAGCGCATCGCCGCAGATGTGTCGCGAAGGCACATGGGACCTCTCGATACGTGTGGAGCGTGCCGGCGAGCGCTACGTACACGAGCAACAGCTCTACGCTGTCGGCACAACGCAAGGAGTTCGGCCATGA
- the ccoG gene encoding cytochrome c oxidase accessory protein CcoG yields the protein MDPNTPSLLEPEEHVLSTLERDGSRRWLRPKLSKGRFLTLRRWVGYALIALFTLLPYLKINGKPAVLLDVIHRDFYIFGGNFRPTDTLLLALLMVTTVLTIFLVTALLGRVWCGWACPQTVYMEFIFRPIERLFDGRKGVGGKPARPPAAWRTGAKYIVFLLICVHLAHIFMAYFVGVDQLFAWSRGNPLNHPFAFLIIAAVVTLMMFDFCFFREQLCIVACPYGRLQSVMVDERSMIISYDPARGEPRGKLGRKKRDALADKGKPEAERTVSLDIMERFGGDCIDCHECVTTCPTGIDIREGLQLECIGCAQCIDACDPIMDKIGRPRGLIRYTSQEALKGKHKRLLRPRVLIYPAIILAVASLFLFLLMTKPPADVTLLRQAGKPYLTLASGEVQNTLRLRIVNRDHTTHNYTVAVKSPDDVTISMTNSDSITLGPGKSYTEPVRVTADPGQFRQGRLQVVLTVTDGDDFSTDETFELLGPRAQARDEHPDDSEPDHD from the coding sequence ATGGACCCCAACACCCCCTCACTGCTGGAGCCCGAAGAGCACGTGCTCTCGACCCTCGAGCGCGACGGCTCGCGGCGTTGGCTGCGGCCCAAGCTCTCTAAGGGACGCTTCCTCACGCTTCGGCGGTGGGTGGGTTACGCGCTTATCGCGCTGTTCACGCTGCTGCCCTACCTCAAAATCAACGGCAAACCTGCGGTCCTTCTCGACGTGATCCACCGCGACTTCTACATCTTCGGCGGCAACTTCCGCCCGACCGATACCCTGCTGCTGGCGCTGCTGATGGTGACAACGGTCCTCACGATCTTCCTCGTCACCGCCCTGCTGGGCCGTGTCTGGTGCGGGTGGGCCTGCCCGCAGACGGTGTACATGGAGTTTATCTTCCGGCCGATCGAGCGGCTGTTCGATGGCCGCAAGGGCGTCGGGGGGAAACCGGCCAGGCCCCCCGCCGCGTGGCGCACCGGCGCGAAGTACATCGTGTTCTTGCTGATCTGCGTCCACCTCGCGCATATCTTCATGGCCTACTTCGTCGGCGTCGACCAGCTTTTCGCCTGGTCGCGCGGCAACCCGCTCAACCACCCGTTCGCGTTCCTCATCATCGCCGCCGTCGTCACGCTGATGATGTTCGACTTCTGCTTCTTCCGCGAGCAGCTCTGCATCGTGGCCTGCCCATACGGCCGACTGCAATCGGTCATGGTCGACGAGCGGTCGATGATCATCAGCTACGACCCCGCCCGCGGGGAGCCGCGGGGCAAGCTCGGCCGCAAGAAACGCGACGCCCTGGCCGACAAAGGCAAACCCGAAGCCGAGCGAACCGTCTCGCTCGACATCATGGAACGGTTTGGCGGGGACTGCATCGACTGCCACGAATGCGTCACGACCTGCCCGACAGGGATCGACATCCGCGAAGGGCTCCAGCTCGAGTGCATCGGCTGTGCCCAGTGCATCGACGCCTGCGACCCGATCATGGACAAGATCGGCCGGCCACGCGGGCTGATCCGATACACCTCGCAAGAGGCGCTCAAGGGCAAACACAAGCGGCTGCTCCGGCCGCGCGTCCTGATCTATCCCGCGATCATCCTCGCGGTAGCGTCGCTGTTCCTTTTCCTGCTGATGACCAAGCCGCCCGCCGACGTCACCCTGCTGCGTCAGGCCGGCAAGCCGTATCTCACACTGGCCAGCGGGGAAGTGCAGAACACGCTGCGCCTGCGCATCGTCAACCGCGACCATACGACCCACAACTACACCGTTGCCGTGAAATCACCCGACGACGTCACGATTTCAATGACAAACAGCGACTCGATCACGCTCGGGCCTGGCAAGTCGTACACCGAACCCGTCCGCGTCACCGCCGACCCCGGCCAGTTTCGCCAAGGCAGGCTGCAAGTCGTACTGACTGTCACGGATGGCGATGACTTCAGCACCGACGAAACATTTGAGTTGCTTGGTCCGCGAGCGCAGGCCCGTGACGAACACCCCGACGACTCCGAGCCAGATCATGACTGA